In Thauera aromatica K172, one DNA window encodes the following:
- a CDS encoding prepilin-type N-terminal cleavage/methylation domain-containing protein translates to MPALSPVRAFRSAAVPPFRHPRLRPSERGFTLAELALVLLIVGLLGGGLLMPLGSRIEARDRQLTLERLRDIQHALTGFAIVHGRLPCASTETDPHSPHYGLEDAAPCSFAGAGRLPWRTLGMPAHDAWGSPRHQPQDGWAGHWHYRVDPNFAAGPIDAATLPTANLQIRTLDDSPLTTSTSQAVAIVYSTGPNRNADGHNATYSASSPVYQAGEASAGFDDLLAWIGRPLLVARLAQAGRL, encoded by the coding sequence ATGCCTGCCCTGAGCCCCGTCCGCGCTTTCCGCTCCGCTGCGGTACCGCCCTTCCGCCACCCTCGCCTGCGACCGTCCGAGCGCGGTTTCACGCTCGCCGAGCTCGCCCTCGTGCTCCTCATCGTCGGCCTGCTCGGCGGCGGCCTGCTGATGCCTCTGGGCAGCCGCATCGAAGCCCGCGACCGCCAGCTCACCCTCGAACGCCTGCGCGACATCCAGCACGCCCTGACCGGCTTCGCCATCGTTCACGGCCGCCTGCCCTGCGCCAGCACCGAAACCGATCCGCACAGCCCGCACTACGGCCTCGAGGATGCCGCCCCCTGCAGCTTCGCCGGCGCAGGGCGGCTGCCCTGGCGCACGCTGGGGATGCCCGCCCACGATGCCTGGGGCAGCCCCCGCCACCAGCCGCAGGACGGCTGGGCCGGGCACTGGCATTACCGGGTCGACCCGAACTTCGCCGCCGGCCCGATCGACGCCGCCACCTTGCCGACGGCCAACCTGCAGATCCGCACACTCGACGACAGCCCTCTCACCACCAGCACTTCGCAGGCGGTAGCGATCGTCTATTCGACCGGCCCCAACCGCAACGCCGACGGCCACAACGCCACCTATTCGGCCTCGTCCCCGGTGTATCAGGCCGGAGAAGCGAGCGCCGGGTTCGACGACCTGCTGGCCTGGATCGGCCGCCCCCTGCTCGTCGCCCGCCTCGCCCAGGCCGGACGCCTGTAG
- a CDS encoding type II secretion system F family protein, whose amino-acid sequence MGLGAIARPASAACAAGWALARSATLRRRADALQLALPLVGEILRKLALARFAALFATLYGAGINVLDTLRTTEQAVGNRVLRAGLRAAGHRIEQGSTISDAFAAAGVFPPLVTRMLKLGEHTGALDRALDNVATLYRRDVSDSIARLQAAAEPALTLLMGGLLLWIASAVLGPIYALSSHLPG is encoded by the coding sequence CTGGGGCTGGGCGCTATTGCTCGCCCAGCCAGCGCCGCCTGCGCCGCTGGCTGGGCGCTGGCGCGCTCGGCCACGCTGCGCCGGCGCGCGGATGCGCTCCAGCTCGCCCTGCCGCTGGTCGGCGAGATCCTGCGCAAGCTCGCCCTCGCCCGCTTCGCCGCGCTCTTCGCCACCCTGTACGGCGCCGGGATCAACGTCCTCGACACCCTGCGCACCACCGAACAGGCGGTCGGCAACCGCGTCCTGCGCGCCGGACTGCGCGCGGCCGGGCACCGTATCGAACAAGGATCGACGATCTCGGACGCCTTCGCCGCCGCCGGCGTATTTCCCCCTTTGGTGACACGGATGCTGAAGCTCGGCGAGCACACCGGCGCGCTCGACCGCGCCCTGGACAACGTCGCCACCCTCTATCGGCGCGACGTCAGCGACAGCATCGCCCGCCTGCAGGCCGCGGCCGAACCCGCCCTGACCCTGCTCATGGGCGGCCTGCTGCTGTGGATCGCGAGCGCCGTGCTCGGCCCGATCTACGCCCTCAGCAGCCACCTGCCGGGATAG